The Chryseolinea soli nucleotide sequence GGCTTCGACGTGCTCGACGAGATTACGCACGACCCATACGTTATTTTCTGTACGGCCTACGACCAGTACGCCATCAAAGCCTTCGAAAAAAATGCGGTCGACTATATTCTGAAGCCCCTGGACCAGGAGCGCTTCAAGCTCGGCGTGGAGCGGGCCATCAACCGCATGAAGGTGGAACAGAACAACGTGGGCGAACTGCTGCGCAACCTCAAGACCGAAAACAAGACCAGCTACGATTCGCACATCTTCGTGCAAAAATCGGAGAAGCTGCTCAATCTTCCCGTGGAGGAAATTGTTTACCTGGAAGCTTCCGGCGACTACACCATCCTCACGACAAAGAACGATCAGTTTGTCAGCTCTTCGGGTATCGGTAAACTGGAGGAGATTCTGAATCCGGAGACATTCATTCGCGTACACCGCAGTACCATCATCAACATCAACAGCTTGAAAGAAATTGAAAAGCATTTCAACGGCGGTATGGTGGTGAAAATGCTAAACGGCAAGAGCTTCCCGGTGAGCCGGACGTATGCGAAATTGATACGGAAGAAAGTAGTATAAGATTTTTTGATTCAACCCAGATTGGAAGGGCTGTGCCGAGAGGTGCAGTCCTTTTTTTGATTTATAATTTCTCGATCCGCGCGCGTTCTACGTAATGGATC carries:
- a CDS encoding LytR/AlgR family response regulator transcription factor; the protein is MNITCVIVDDEKLARDLLQEYLQQMPNIQVLAEASKGKDAVETIDKLKPDLVFLDVQMPGMTGFDVLDEITHDPYVIFCTAYDQYAIKAFEKNAVDYILKPLDQERFKLGVERAINRMKVEQNNVGELLRNLKTENKTSYDSHIFVQKSEKLLNLPVEEIVYLEASGDYTILTTKNDQFVSSSGIGKLEEILNPETFIRVHRSTIININSLKEIEKHFNGGMVVKMLNGKSFPVSRTYAKLIRKKVV